From the Nitrospinota bacterium genome, the window GACGGTGTAGGAGGGGCCGGGCCTTTCGATCTCGACAGATGATACGGTGAAGGCGTCGTTGTCGGCAGTGGCGGCCTCGGTCATTCTAAGCCGGTGGGCAGGGTCTATGAGTTGGGTTGCTTCTTTGTGAGGAGGCCGGGCCGCGGGAACGAAGAGCACCTCCGAGAGGCCGAACCGTTCTCGAAGCTCTTCTGCGGAGCGAAGATGCCCCATGTGTATGGGGTCGAACGTTCCCCCTAAGACGCCTAGCCGTACGGGTTCCCGGGGGACGGTCATCTCAGGTGCGGACCTGACCATCGCCGAAGATAAAGTATTTAACGCTCGTCAGGTCAGCCAGCCCGACGGGCCCCCTGACGTGGAGCTTGGATGTGGAGACTCCCATCTCGGCGCCGAGGCCGAACTCGTTTCCGTCGGTGAATCGGGTGGAGGCGTTGACGAAAACGCAGGCCGAGTCAACCTCCCTGAGAAATCGTCTGGCCGTCGTGTAATTGTTGGTTATGATGGCTTCGGTGAGCCGAGAGCTGTGCCGCTCTATGTGCGCCAATGCCTCTTCGTAGCCCTCCAGCACCTTTACCGAGAGGATGAGGTCGAGGTGCTCGGCGTCCCAGTCCTCCTCGGTGGCGGGAACCACGTCGTCCCCCAGCGCTTGGGTTTTTTCGCAGCCTCGGATTTCCACTCCCCTTTGCTGAAGCTCTTTAAGCAGAGATGGCAGCAGGGTAGGGGCGATGGCTTCGTGGACCAGGAGCGTCTCGACCGCGTTGCAGACCCCTGGGCGCTGGGTCTTGGCGTTGATGACTATGTCCTCCGCCATGGAGTGATCGGCTTCAGCGTCAATGTAGATGTGCACGATACCCTTGTCATGCTTGAGGACAGGGATGGTTGAGGCCTCGGTAACCGCCCTGACGAGCCCTTCGCCACCCCGAGGGATAATGACGTCGATGAGCTTGTCGAGCTTGAGCATCGCCGATACCACAGCTCTGTCGGTCTCCTCGAGAAATTGAATGGCTCCGGCAGGAATTCCGGCTTCGGCTGCGGCCTGTTTGATGACGCCGGCGATGGCGGCATTGGAATGAATGGCCTCGGAGCCCCCTCGAAGGATGACCGCGTTGCCGCTCTTCAGACACAGCCCGGCGGTGTCGGACGTGACGTTGGGCCTCGACTCGTAGATGATGCCGATGACCCCCAGGGGCACTCTGACTCGGCCCACCTCGAGCCCGTTGGGCCGCCGCCACGTGCCGAGAACCTCCCCCACGGGGTCGGGAAGTGCGGCCACTTCGCTTAAGCCCCTGGCCATCTCTTCGACTCGAGCCTCCGTGAGAGTGAGCCGGTCGATCATCGCCTTCGTCAAGCCCTTTTCCTCGGCGCCGACAAGGTCTTCGGCATTGGCCTCGAGGAGAACCTTGGTTTGGTCCACCAGGGCTTGGGCCATAGCGAGGAGGGCAGCGTCCTTAACGGCCGTGCTCAGCGCGGCCAGGCTCCGGGAGGCGCGTTTCGCCTCCTCAGCTTTAGCCGAAACGTAAGCATCCCAGGGGTTTTTCTCCGTCATGGGACGTTCCTCATAGGTCTATTAGCACAAGGTTATCACGGTGGACGACTTCGTCGTAGTATTTGTAGCCGAGAAGCGCCTCGATATCCTTGGTATGATGCCCCTGAATCTTCCTCAGCTCATCCAATGTATAGTTTGAAAGGCCTCGGCCGATTTCTTTTCCGTTCAGGCCCTGAAGGCTAACGGCATCTCCATACTCAAAACGCCCCTCCACTTTTACAATGCCGCTCGGCAGCAGACTCTTTCCTCTCTTGGTGATTGCTTGCATCGCTCCCTCGTCCACGGTGATCGAGCCTTTGGGCTTGAGGGTGTAGCGAAGCCAATGTTTGCGAGCGGCCATGCGGTCCTTGTCCGGGAGGAAGAATGTCCCCACTTTATCGCCCTCCAGCGCTTGGCGTATGACGTCGGGCTGTCGGCCGCTGACGATAATTGTTGGAATGCCCATGAGCCCCGCGCTTTTGGCCGCCTGGACCTTCGTGGCCATCCCTCCGCTGCCCACGTCGGAGGTTGGTAGGCCGGCCGCCTGCTCTATCTCCGGCGTTATAGCCTCGACCTCTGTCAGCAGCCGCGCCCCTTCATCCCTTGTGGGGTCGCCGG encodes:
- a CDS encoding glutamate-5-semialdehyde dehydrogenase codes for the protein MTEKNPWDAYVSAKAEEAKRASRSLAALSTAVKDAALLAMAQALVDQTKVLLEANAEDLVGAEEKGLTKAMIDRLTLTEARVEEMARGLSEVAALPDPVGEVLGTWRRPNGLEVGRVRVPLGVIGIIYESRPNVTSDTAGLCLKSGNAVILRGGSEAIHSNAAIAGVIKQAAAEAGIPAGAIQFLEETDRAVVSAMLKLDKLIDVIIPRGGEGLVRAVTEASTIPVLKHDKGIVHIYIDAEADHSMAEDIVINAKTQRPGVCNAVETLLVHEAIAPTLLPSLLKELQQRGVEIRGCEKTQALGDDVVPATEEDWDAEHLDLILSVKVLEGYEEALAHIERHSSRLTEAIITNNYTTARRFLREVDSACVFVNASTRFTDGNEFGLGAEMGVSTSKLHVRGPVGLADLTSVKYFIFGDGQVRT
- the proB gene encoding glutamate 5-kinase, coding for MRKPFLSNIKRVVIKVGSYILASPDHTLNTEMIRNLVSQVAALKDEGMEIIIVSSGAIAAGIRQLGLPSVPQSMPKKQAAAAVGQSILIWEYERNFQEAGHQVAQVLLTHDDLANRHRFLNAKNTLGELLSFGVIPIINENDTVSVDEIKMGDNDLLSATVATMAQAQLLIVVSDVEGLYTGDPTRDEGARLLTEVEAITPEIEQAAGLPTSDVGSGGMATKVQAAKSAGLMGIPTIIVSGRQPDVIRQALEGDKVGTFFLPDKDRMAARKHWLRYTLKPKGSITVDEGAMQAITKRGKSLLPSGIVKVEGRFEYGDAVSLQGLNGKEIGRGLSNYTLDELRKIQGHHTKDIEALLGYKYYDEVVHRDNLVLIDL